The nucleotide window AATCCATTTTGATATCCCTGAAAACCAAAGCCGACGATTTACATCAGTCGTAATACATCACACAGGGATAGTCatacccgagaactggcgagcgaagtgcaaaatgctcaaaacaatcggtcgggtcgttacaacttgtTACTGTAAATATAAGTTAAGTACTTGTTATAGTAGCAAGTAATTTTCTGATAAAGGGTGAACATGTAGGTTCGCTCATGGCGAGAGCTTAGTACACCGTGCTGCTTTTTTTAAGTGTCATTAAACACCAAATGAGATTAAATATTTAAGGTTGACGCCGCAAATAACATGAAATCGTGAATCGCATACTAGGTATTTAAACCCGTTGTTAATTTTTTAACTGCAGCATTAGATATACTGGAGTTTGACCAAGTCTTTTCCCAAAAAGAGAAGGTGAAGGCAGTAGATCCGTTAACTAGCTAGCTAGAGCCTAGGGTTGTTACCGAGTCTTTTTTCTTTCTCAGAAAGATTCCATCGTACAAACATAGATATGAAAGCAACAATCCTCCATCTTTTATGCAAATCAATCATGTGGCATTCACAAAATAACATCAAGCTCTTGTTAAAACAGTAAAAATTAACTGTAATAACAAAGCCATATATgctaaaacaacaaaaaaaatatccATTAATACTAGTGGTAAAAGAAGAAGATGCGAAAAAGCGAATTACATTTTGTCCCCTCTAGCTAAGCTAGGGTTTTAACCACCCACCCACCACCATCACATGGCTCTAGGAACTTGTGCTTTCAATAGATTCAAGAATTATAAGTCAAAATATTGGACAGGAACAATCAAAAGGATCTCCAAAAAGATCTCTGCCTTCTTATTCCGCCAGTTGACTCTTTGTACTCTTTTGGCTTCCACTGATTTCTTGATTCATAACATCCATCCAAAAGGCCTATCATTTCAATCTAGTGAATATTTAAGAAGAATCCGAGCCTTGATAGGGTGATTTAGCTTCCTCCATACGCATGCACAGGTTATATACTAGGACTATATATAGTCagctttttgaattttcttttgttttagccCCACTTCTTTTGCTGGATAAAACCTCCTTTCCAAAGTGCTGCACAAATTTACAAAATTGTCAGCTCCTTAATTATTAATTGTATACATGCATTATCCTCTAATGCTATCTATATGCTTAAACcataaattaaaatattactaTGATGTTGTCTCTTGAATTACATACTAAGATTATGATGGATAGCTCACCAGATGTTAAGTAGGGCAGGGCTTTGGTGTTACATTAATGGAAAGAACAAAAGTTGTTGCTGAGTCCTGActgattaattaatttttgtcTTTGGTCATCTGCACCCCATAAGAGCTGTCCATTACCCTGAAAAAGATATGTACTTGTCCATGTTAGATAAACATCAGCTATATAATATTTCTCAATTGTGTTCAACAGTATTCTCTCTATTATTTAAcctagatttgggttacatataCAGTTAGTATGAATCTTTGTTACACTATATATAAGTGCAATTTAACCTATTATAGTAGGATATTACTCTATTTTTCCAAATTACAATATTAGGCTTGTTATGAAGTGTTACCGGTTATTATACACGACTTAAAACTTATAAACTCCTAACATATTTAATTTGTTTGTTTATGTTCGTGGAACTCAATATACTTTTAAAAACGTATCATCAACGTGTCTGACATAGGATCCATCATAATATGTGTTTTTAGGTTTTTGTCTAGTTGGTGATTATATACAGAAGTATTATAGATGCCCATATGACCATATTCAATGAATATGCAATACCTGAGAAATGGAATTAGGAAAATGGACTTGTTGAAACATGAGTGAAGCTGAATTATCCAAGAAAGGATAGCCACTATTATTAATGTTAGGAATAACTTCAGCTGCCTGTGATGTAATGTTAGTAGGGCTAGTTTGCTGCATGTTTGGCAGTGGTGTTCCcaatccactcaaactctgaaaaaagattaaagaaaaaaaaagtctgaTTAATTAATATTGAAAAGTAGTAGTAATAAAACTActaaatatttgaagaaaatccATAAACAGAACCAAAAAAATTTCATACCTGGTCAGGTCTGACCATGAGTGCATCTAAGTCCATGCCAAAGTCATAGTACATTGGATTCGAAGAAGCAAGTTTCATGGAGAGAAACTGATACATAAGAACCAcataatattagtaatatttttggtaaatgaaTGAGACAGTGAAATTATTAAATAAAGGGTATTATTAATTACTAGGGAGTATTATTTTTACCTCAACTTGGTTTTGCAAAGATTGGACATAATTGATTATCTCATCCAACATGAGGGCCTTCCCAGTTACCTGATCTCATTCAGGTCACATGAAAATTGTCAgaacaattaaataaataaagaaaaatatacagACTACTTTTGTTGAAAAAGTATCACTCTACTGTACATAGAAAGACAAATAAAAGACAAATTACTGAACTAACTTTGTTATTCACCTTGTCACAACCAGGAACAAGAGATTGCAGTATCTTCATCCTTTCACTTATTTTCTCTCTCCTCACCTGAGATCATGTCACAAGTTAAACAGTGAAAAAAACTGTTCAAACGAATAATTACCCTATGACATGGGTAATTAATTATTATCTTAGTGAAAAAAATTAATCCTACTAAAGGGAAAAAAAGTTGTACCCTTTCAGCAAGACTATGGCTGTCTGTTGCTTGACCCCTTCTTGCTCTAACATGAATGTAGCCTGTTGGAGCCTCTTCATTagctttcttttcctcttttttgttgtCATCTTTTCCCTTTTTCTCATCTTTGCCTACTGATTGGCtattgcttttcttctttttcccattATCAACCTGTTTTACATTCTAAGAAAAAACAGATATATAATTAATCCCAATTCAAATTCATCAGGATAAAGGCCAAGAACATTATCAAGGAGATGAAAAATTATAGACATATATAGAAGAATTATATTACCTTAGAATGAGCAGAACTCATTGAGGAAGACCCTTCTCTGGATTTTCTTTTCTTGTCCATAGGAATAAAATTAGGCTTATTCCCACTTTCTATTTTATCAGTAACAGAGGAAGAATCCATATCCAAGCTAACACTGCTGCTACTGTTGTTGGTCATAGAATTAAGCTCATTTTGGCTAAGTGTAACATTTGTACTTTGGTCAAGGCAATAGCTACTTTCATGAACAATCACATTGGCAGTTGGGAGCTGCTGAAAAGATTCTGGTTGGTAAAATTGAGTAAAACAATTCTGCACTATAGAATTGTTTTGTTCCTCTAAAAAACCAGACATCTTAATAGGAGAACTTGGCAAAAAAACTGAGTCAAGAAGGAAAGGGTTTGTGTGCTGTAATTGGTCTGAAAAAGCAGCCATcttttttttacaaataattCTTCTTTATTAGTATATGATTTTCTTTGAAAATCCCAAGGGAAGGATTCAAGAAAGTGATGAAAGAGAGAAATGGTAACAGAGGCAGTAGTCAAGAGAGAGGTAAATATTATAATGAG belongs to Nicotiana tabacum cultivar K326 chromosome 6, ASM71507v2, whole genome shotgun sequence and includes:
- the LOC107805224 gene encoding transcription factor bHLH137-like isoform X1, giving the protein MAAFSDQLQHTNPFLLDSVFLPSSPIKMSGFLEEQNNSIVQNCFTQFYQPESFQQLPTANVIVHESSYCLDQSTNVTLSQNELNSMTNNSSSSVSLDMDSSSVTDKIESGNKPNFIPMDKKRKSREGSSSMSSAHSKNVKQVDNGKKKKSNSQSVGKDEKKGKDDNKKEEKKANEEAPTGYIHVRARRGQATDSHSLAERVRREKISERMKILQSLVPGCDKVNNKVTGKALMLDEIINYVQSLQNQVEFLSMKLASSNPMYYDFGMDLDALMVRPDQSLSGLGTPLPNMQQTSPTNITSQAAEVIPNINNSGYPFLDNSASLMFQQVHFPNSISQGNGQLLWGADDQRQKLINQSGLSNNFCSFH
- the LOC107805224 gene encoding transcription factor bHLH137-like, translated to MAAFSDQLQHTNPFLLDSVFLPSSPIKMSGFLEEQNNSIVQNCFTQFYQPESFQQLPTANVIVHESSYCLDQSTNVTLSQNELNSMTNNSSSSVSLDMDSSSVTDKIESGNKPNFIPMDKKRKSREGSSSMSSAHSKNVKQVDNGKKKKSNSQSVGKDEKKGKDDNKKEEKKANEEAPTGYIHVRARRGQATDSHSLAERVRREKISERMKILQSLVPGCDKVTGKALMLDEIINYVQSLQNQVEFLSMKLASSNPMYYDFGMDLDALMVRPDQSLSGLGTPLPNMQQTSPTNITSQAAEVIPNINNSGYPFLDNSASLMFQQVHFPNSISQGNGQLLWGADDQRQKLINQSGLSNNFCSFH